From the genome of Candidatus Neomarinimicrobiota bacterium:
CCATCGCTGCGAATCTTGTAGTGAATAGCATCAAAATATACAATGACATAAACTGCCTCTAACGGACGCTGTTGCCAGTCTTTTCCCTAATAGGGATCCTACGGAGACTTCTTGAAGCACCCTATCGGTAAGACGACTGATGAAGGCAGCGGATAATTCCAGCCCATAAAGATCTTGTAAATGCTCACGGATATCCCGTCCCGAATAGGGATCCTACGGATACGCTCATTCCTCTGGCATACAAAGAGAGAATCTTACCCTCAAGATCGCCAAATTCACGTTGATGCCTGGCAATCAGCAATGGCTCAAATTCCCCTTCACGGTCTCGGGGCACATCTATTGCAATGCTACCAAACTCCCCTTTTAAATGTTTGGTGCTACTACCATTGCGTGAGTTGCTACCATGATGCTCTCTCTTCTGATAACGTTCATATCCCAGATGCTGAGTCAGCTCTTCCTGTAACAGCCGCTCAGTTAAGTGTTTGACGAGCTTTTTGATAACCCCGTTCTTACCAAGCAAATCATCCATTGTTTTTACGGTCTCCAAATCCTTTTCCAGTTTCTGAATGATGGCTTTTTCTAATTTCATGGCAAATACCTCCGTCTGTTAAACGGTTAAACATAACTCTCTGAAGGTATTTACACAACTCAGAAACAGTAAGAAAAATATTCCTTTATCCCATTTACACAAAAATTGGGACACTCCTTTTTACAATTTCATTATCTCATAATATACTCTGCAAGAGCTCTTCCCATCGATATATTTATGAAAAATATTTCTAACTTTAATAATGTCTTTCTTATATAGACTTGGTTTTCGTATTAATTCATCAATATGTTTTAAAATATCATCCCAGCTATACGCTTTTGGTCCAGGTGTAATTTTATCATATTCATAAACTAATTCTCTCTCATTTCTTATATATTCCTTATAGTCAAATGGGAAAAATATAATTGGCCTTCCCAATAATAAGTAATCAATATAAATCCCTGAATAATCAGTAATTAGTAAATCAAATCTACCTAAATGTTCATTTATGTTACAACAATCAAATATTGAGGCGTTTTTCATTTGAGTTATTGACTTTAATAATTCTTCACTAAATTTATTTGCATAATGTAATCTAACATATAAAAACATATTATTTTTTTCTAAATATTCATCTATTTTATGTTGGTTAAAATTTACTTCTGGAGGAAATTTAAATTCAGATCCCACATCACCCCTAAAAGTAGGAGCGTACAGAATTTCAAATCTATCTTTATTATTATAACCGATATTCTTAATAAGCATATCATTTCTTGGATATCCAGTTATTTTTACTCTGTGTCTATCAATATCAAAACCTTTAACAAACACCTCCTTACTTATTTTTGATGTTACCGTAATCATATCATATTCTTCTCTTAGATTAGGAAATAGCGTATATTTTATTTTTTTTATTAAAACATTTGACCCCATATTTTTTTCAATTTTATCGGATTTCCCAACTTTTTTTATTGGGACACCATGCCATAATAAGATTTTTTTCGTGTTTTTTGAAATAGCAAATTTATTTACATCAGTTATAAAAGAAGAAGATACTATACATTTACCAGCTCTTAAGCAATATAAATAACCAAAAATACCATAAGGATAATGGGCTTTATAACCCAACTGCCTTAATTTTTTAATAACTTTTTTATTTTTAGATAACCATATTGCTTTAATATTTTTATTTTTTTTATTTACAAATTCAAAAACTGCCTTACTGTTGTCACTATATTTCTGTCCATACCATGCACCAAATACCCAAACATTGCTATTTTTAGGAATTAAGGAAGAAATCCAATATATAGGCATATTAATTAAAAAAATAATAAATTTTAAAATTTCTTTAATCACTTTAGGATTAATATAAGATGCTATATTATTTTTAAATACTTTCTAAATTCATTCCTTTCCATTTGTATCGTATTTGGGAAAAAATATAATAGTAAGTAAATAAAAACCAAGTAAATAACTCCTGCAATCAAAACAACAAAAATAATATTTACTCGAAATCCAAAAATGGAAAATCCAAATTCAACAATCTTTTTTGAACTATATGCAAAAATAATTAACAAAATAACATTCAGTTGGTAAATAACATCTATTTTCCATTTAAACATTTTTGATATTAAAATTATTTGTGCATTTATAGCAATAAATTGTAATAATACCATTTTTATTGTTAACCCTATTGATCCTAACTCCAAGCCTGGGATTGGACTTGAAGATGACGCTATGAAAATATAGGAAACCGGGATACCTAGCAATAAAAAAAAAGTTACAACAGACATATATTTTTTTGTTTTTTCAGTCGCCAAAAACATAGCCGAATTAATTTGACCCAACGATTGATGTATCGGATAAAAAAGCATAATACCTAAAGGTATATATGCGTCTTTATAATCAGGACCTAAA
Proteins encoded in this window:
- a CDS encoding transposase, encoding MKLEKAIIQKLEKDLETVKTMDDLLGKNGVIKKLVKHLTERLLQEELTQHLGYERYQKREHHGSNSRNGSSTKHLKGEFGSIAIDVPRDREGEFEPLLIARHQREFGDLEGKILSLYARGMSVSVGSLFGTGYP
- a CDS encoding CDP-glycerol glycerophosphotransferase family protein — encoded protein: MPIYWISSLIPKNSNVWVFGAWYGQKYSDNSKAVFEFVNKKNKNIKAIWLSKNKKVIKKLRQLGYKAHYPYGIFGYLYCLRAGKCIVSSSFITDVNKFAISKNTKKILLWHGVPIKKVGKSDKIEKNMGSNVLIKKIKYTLFPNLREEYDMITVTSKISKEVFVKGFDIDRHRVKITGYPRNDMLIKNIGYNNKDRFEILYAPTFRGDVGSEFKFPPEVNFNQHKIDEYLEKNNMFLYVRLHYANKFSEELLKSITQMKNASIFDCCNINEHLGRFDLLITDYSGIYIDYLLLGRPIIFFPFDYKEYIRNERELVYEYDKITPGPKAYSWDDILKHIDELIRKPSLYKKDIIKVRNIFHKYIDGKSSCRVYYEIMKL